In the Erythrolamprus reginae isolate rEryReg1 chromosome 13, rEryReg1.hap1, whole genome shotgun sequence genome, one interval contains:
- the LOC139175537 gene encoding cystatin-1-like, with product MGVASTQVSLSPTRGCFRYKAEQRGSVWSGCSSSSPASDSLTSPMVHSRLPVPSLLGALLILSLELPVGFPALIPDDYVELTFRDGGVQKAVFFAQAYFNHDIKPDHPNYFKMSEVQMAMARRPLFERDRYFLTFNLVETTCTKTPGERKPFVYGCSTRPGNPEKALCDFIVEMGHHPNLMTMTEASCK from the exons ATGGGCGTGGCCTCCACCCAGGTGAGCCTAAGTCCCACCCGCGGCTGCTTCAGATATAAGGCAGAACAACGAGGTTCGGTGTGGAGTGGCTGCTCTTCTTCCTCGCCTGCCAGCGACTCTTTGACCAGCCCCATGGTGCACTCCCGGCTGCCCGTCCCGTCCCTTCTGGGCGCCCTCCTGATACTCTCCCTGGAGCTCCCGGTGGGCTTCCCCGCGCTCATCCCGGATGATTACGTCGAGTTAACTTTCCGGGATGGAGGAGTGCAAAAAGCCGTCTTCTTTGCCCAGGCCTATTTCAACCACGATATCAAACCTGACCATCCAAACTATTTCAAAATGTCCGAAGTGCAGATGGCCATGGCTCGG AGACCGCTCTTTGAAAGGGACAGATACTTCCTTACGTTCAACTTGGTGGAAACAACATGTACAAAGACGCCCGGTGAGAGAAAGCCATTCGTCTACGGATGTTCAACGCGTCCGGGGAACCCGGAG AAAGCATTGTGTGACTTTATAGTTGAAATGGGCCATCACCCGAATTTAATGACCATGACAGAAGCGTCCTGTAAGTGA
- the LOC139175158 gene encoding tigger transposable element-derived protein 1-like codes for MAPKRSMRSGAGDAKKSRKMLTIKEKIELLDMLKAGHSNVEVGRHYGINESTVRYIRKEEKKIRQSSLISFNKGAKRIVTPRNKRLMKMEAALSVWVQDCRKKSIALDTNTIRTKAQQLYNRLEDTEEGDADEGNADDSEDPQPSTSSASSAQATFTASKGWFDRFQRRYGLKSVSLHGEAASADTGAAENFVRHTFRDLIAEGDYHPEQVFNMDETGLFWKRMPSRTFLMQDEAKAPGFKAMKDRVTLVMCGNAAGFMLKPGLIYKSQNPRALKNRNKNALPVYWMHNAKAWITKPLTRDWFHHCFIPQVQVYLAAKGLDFKVLLLMDNAGGHDDLADEHDGVQVEFLPPNTTSLIQPMDQGIIRAFKALYTRNSLGSIVAAMDADANFTLKAYWRQYTIASCLTNIQSALVDMKSQTMNACWKKLWPEVVHDHRGFAPEEIQDAAVQKSVKLAQALGGEGFVDMTPAEVNGLIDEHGLPLTDKDLEELTRSASEEEEGVVEAEEEEDVGLTLERLAEMNRTAAHLQRMAELWDPNMTRSIHFKASLDNTIAPYRALLAKQKKTRQQLPITMFLTKTKRSATTSPAASIVDMVIEEDPDLS; via the exons atggcacctaaacgttccatGCGGAGTGGAGCCGGAgatgctaaaaagagcaggaagatgctgacaattaaggaaaagattgaacttttggacatgctgaaagcgggacattctaatgtagaggttggtcggcattatgggatcaacgaatcgactgtgcgatacattaggaaagaggagaagaagataaggcaaagttctctgatatcattcaacaagggtgcaaaaagaatagtgacgcctagaaacaaaaggctaatgaagatggaagctgctttgtctgtgtgggtacaagactgccgcaaaaagagcattgctttggataccaacactataagaaccaaagcacaacaattgtacaaccgtcttgaagacacagaagaaggcgatgcagatgagggaaacgcag atgactctgaagatccccagccatcaacatcttctgcttcttcagcccaagccacattcacagcaagcaaagggtggtttgacagatttcaacggcgctatggcctgaagagtgtgtcattgcatggagaagctgcctcagcagatacaggtgcagctgaaaactttgtccggcACACCTTTagagatctaattgcagaaggggactaccatccagaacaggtgttcaacatggatgaaacaggcctgttctggaagaggatgccttcacggactttcttgatgcaagatgaagccaaagcccctggctttaaggccatgaaagatagagtgactttggtcatgtgtgggaatgcagcaggctttatgctgaagccagggctaatttataagtcacaaaatccaagagccctcaagaacagaaataagaatgcattgccagtgtactggatgcataatgctaaagcatggattacaaaacccctcacgcgggactggtttcatcactgcttcatcccacaggtgcaggtttatttggctgccaaaggactagatttcaaagtgcttctcctaatggacaatgccggaggccatgatgatctggcagatgaacatgatggggtgcaagtcgaattcttgccaccaaacaccacgtcgcttatccagccgatggatcaaggtattatccgcgcatttaaggcactgtacacgcgcaattctcttggaagcatcgtggcagcaatggatgctgatgcaaacttcacattgaaggcctactggcgtcagtacacaattgcatcttgtctgacgaacattcagagtgccttggTGGATATGAAGtcgcagacaatgaatgcctgctggaagaaattgtggccagaagtggtgcatgatcacaggggatttgctcccgaagaaatccaagatgctgcagtccagaagtctgtgaagctggcacaggcactgggtggagaaggcttcgttgacatgacaccagcggaagtcaatggtttgatagatgagcatggcctaccgctgacagacaaagatctggaggagctgaccaggtcagcgagtgaagaagaggagggagttgtagaagctgaggaagaagaagatgttggcctaacgctagagcggcttgcagaaatgaacagaactgctgcacatctgcaacgcatggcggaactttgggatcccaacatgactcgctctatacactttaaggcctcccttgacaacaccattgcaccatacagagccttgttagccaagcaaaagaaaacgcgccaacaactgcccataactatgtttctcacgaaaaccaagaggtctgccacaacatcacctgcagcgtccattgtagacatggtgatagaagaagatcccgatttatcctag